A single Litorilinea aerophila DNA region contains:
- a CDS encoding cyclic-di-AMP receptor: MKLVMAIINSDDSRNLLDRLARRGFSATLTSSSGGFLRISNTTVFCGVEDDKVEEVLNIIRESCPDRVQYVTPLPPVMEPGEVHIPTPVEKHMGGATIFVLDVEHYEKV, from the coding sequence ATGAAGTTAGTCATGGCCATCATCAACAGCGATGACAGCCGCAATTTGTTGGACCGGCTGGCACGGCGGGGATTTTCTGCCACCCTGACCAGCTCGTCCGGTGGTTTTCTGCGTATCAGCAATACCACCGTCTTCTGTGGCGTGGAAGATGACAAGGTAGAAGAAGTGCTGAACATCATCCGGGAAAGCTGCCCGGATCGAGTTCAGTATGTGACGCCCCTGCCCCCGGTAATGGAACCGGGCGAAGTTCACATCCCCACACCGGTGGAGAAGCACATGGGGGGCGCCACCATTTTTGTGCTGGACGTGGAGCACTACGAGAAGGTGTGA
- a CDS encoding guanylate kinase produces the protein MTQISERDHEIDALYESLNRPRPVLVVLSGPSGVGKDATLNLMKQYYPSFHFVVTATTRPIRPGEVHGRDYYFVSMSEFAEMIEQGELLEYAVVYGEYKGIPKKHLREALASGQDVIMRIDVQGAATIRKLIPNAVTIFLTAESEEELIRRLRERKTEPPDKLKMRIATARQELRRIMEFDYVVVNREHQLEKTVEQVISIIIAEKSRVDWTPVEL, from the coding sequence GTGACACAGATCTCAGAACGAGACCACGAAATTGATGCCCTCTACGAAAGTTTGAACCGGCCCAGGCCCGTGCTGGTGGTGCTGTCCGGCCCAAGCGGTGTGGGCAAGGACGCCACCCTGAACCTGATGAAGCAGTATTACCCCTCCTTTCACTTCGTGGTGACGGCGACCACCCGGCCCATTCGCCCAGGCGAAGTCCACGGCCGGGATTACTACTTCGTCTCCATGAGCGAATTTGCCGAGATGATCGAGCAAGGGGAACTGCTGGAGTATGCGGTGGTCTACGGCGAGTACAAGGGCATCCCCAAGAAGCACCTGCGGGAAGCCCTGGCCAGTGGTCAGGACGTCATCATGCGCATAGACGTGCAGGGCGCGGCGACCATCCGCAAGCTGATCCCCAACGCTGTGACCATCTTCCTGACCGCGGAGAGCGAAGAAGAGCTGATCCGCCGCCTGCGGGAACGCAAGACGGAACCGCCTGACAAGTTGAAAATGCGCATCGCCACTGCCCGGCAGGAACTGCGGCGAATCATGGAGTTCGACTACGTGGTGGTCAACCGGGAGCATCAACTGGAGAAGACGGTGGAGCAGGTCATCAGCATCATCATCGCGGAAAAGAGCCGGGTGGACTGGACGCCGGTGGAGCTGTAG
- a CDS encoding R3H domain-containing nucleic acid-binding protein, with the protein MTTLHISDDLDLLLAILPERVRESLEKANRSSDLLEVVMDLGRLPEARFVDGEMYLSDREITPEDIQTVISQIGDFGADNRAGIERTLHRISAIRNRRGDIIGLTCRVGRAVYGTIEIIRDIVMSDQSILLLGRPGVGKTTLLREAARVRGEHKRVVIVDTSNEIAGDGDIPHPAIGRSRRMQVPEPTLQHEVMIEAVENHMPEVIIIDEIGRELEAVAARTIAERGVQLIGTAHGNSLENLLMNPTLSDLVGGIESVTLSDEEARRRGTQKSVLERRAPPTFNVLIEIQDRQRMVIHHDVAAAVDALLRGRPLTPELRYVDENGEIHIEQLSDGGRMRPYWDGSDGRSRRGGRVREMNGNRATANGSHRGAERPGSHWNLTEAQEESTATERFPNDVGEEPRTRKPLRIFPYGVGQNRLRSAANSLDVPIQIVDNLNAADVVMTLKNYYRQQPQPLADAERRNIPIYILRSNTVTQMEQCLADIFHVPSDPVDVFTEAMRETQEGIQRVLNGASDVELSPRSAAIRSQQHQLVRAANLISHSYGREPYRRVRIFRKD; encoded by the coding sequence ATGACAACACTCCATATTTCAGATGATCTGGACCTTCTCCTTGCCATCCTGCCCGAGCGCGTGCGGGAATCCCTGGAAAAGGCCAACCGTAGCTCCGATCTCCTGGAAGTGGTGATGGACCTGGGGCGGCTGCCGGAAGCCCGGTTTGTGGACGGGGAAATGTACCTCAGCGACCGGGAGATCACGCCAGAGGATATCCAGACCGTGATCAGCCAGATCGGTGACTTCGGGGCGGATAACCGCGCCGGTATCGAGCGGACGCTCCACCGCATTTCCGCCATCCGCAACCGGCGGGGGGACATCATCGGCCTCACCTGCCGGGTGGGCCGCGCCGTCTACGGCACCATCGAGATCATCCGGGATATCGTCATGAGCGACCAGAGCATCCTGCTGCTGGGGCGCCCAGGCGTCGGCAAGACGACCCTGCTGCGGGAGGCGGCGCGGGTGCGTGGCGAGCACAAGCGGGTCGTCATCGTGGACACCAGCAACGAGATCGCCGGCGACGGGGACATCCCCCACCCGGCCATCGGCCGCTCCCGCCGGATGCAGGTACCCGAACCCACCCTGCAGCACGAGGTGATGATCGAGGCGGTGGAAAACCACATGCCCGAAGTGATCATCATCGACGAGATCGGCCGAGAGCTGGAGGCCGTGGCAGCCCGCACCATCGCCGAGCGTGGGGTCCAACTCATCGGCACGGCCCATGGGAATTCCCTGGAAAACCTGCTCATGAACCCCACCCTGAGCGATCTGGTGGGCGGGATCGAATCGGTCACCCTGTCGGACGAAGAAGCCCGACGCCGGGGCACCCAGAAGAGCGTCCTGGAGCGCCGCGCGCCGCCCACCTTCAACGTGCTGATCGAGATCCAGGATCGTCAGCGCATGGTCATTCATCACGATGTGGCCGCGGCGGTGGACGCCCTGTTGCGGGGCCGCCCATTGACGCCGGAGCTGCGCTATGTGGACGAAAACGGCGAGATCCACATCGAGCAGCTCTCGGATGGCGGACGCATGCGCCCATATTGGGATGGCAGCGACGGCCGTTCGCGGCGAGGAGGCCGGGTGCGCGAGATGAACGGCAACCGGGCCACCGCCAACGGCAGCCACCGGGGCGCCGAACGTCCGGGTTCTCACTGGAATCTCACCGAGGCTCAGGAAGAATCGACGGCCACAGAGCGCTTCCCGAACGACGTCGGCGAGGAGCCCCGAACCCGGAAGCCCCTGCGGATCTTCCCCTATGGCGTGGGTCAGAACCGGCTTCGCTCCGCGGCCAACAGCCTGGATGTGCCCATCCAGATCGTGGATAACCTGAATGCGGCCGATGTGGTGATGACGCTGAAGAATTACTATCGCCAGCAGCCTCAACCGCTGGCCGATGCCGAGCGGCGGAACATCCCCATCTACATCCTGCGCAGCAACACGGTGACCCAGATGGAGCAGTGCCTGGCCGACATTTTCCACGTGCCGTCGGATCCGGTGGATGTTTTCACTGAGGCCATGCGGGAAACCCAGGAGGGGATCCAGCGGGTGTTGAATGGGGCTTCCGATGTGGAGCTCTCACCCCGCTCTGCAGCCATCCGCAGCCAACAGCATCAGTTGGTGCGGGCGGCCAACCTGATCAGCCATAGCTACGGTCGCGAGCCCTACCGCCGTGTCCGCATCTTCCGCAAGGATTAG
- the tmk gene encoding dTMP kinase — MGLLITFEGPEGSGKSTQIRLLAQALADQGLPVLTTREPGGTAIGNAIRALLLDPVHSEMSPRAETLLFTAARAQLVDEIIRPALAAGQIVLCDRYADSTLAYQGYGHGQSLEELRRLNQYATGGLQPDLTIYLDLDPELGLARKQAGAQQEWNRMEEQALDFHRAVRQGYLALAAQEPGRWLVIDATRPVDWVQRAIWQRVEPVCRAHGTV; from the coding sequence GTGGGCTTGCTGATCACCTTTGAAGGCCCGGAGGGCAGCGGAAAAAGCACCCAGATCCGCCTGCTGGCCCAGGCATTGGCCGACCAGGGGCTGCCGGTACTGACCACCCGGGAGCCCGGCGGCACCGCCATCGGCAACGCCATCCGGGCCCTGCTGCTGGATCCCGTCCACAGCGAAATGAGCCCCCGTGCCGAAACGCTGCTCTTCACCGCGGCCAGGGCCCAGCTGGTGGATGAAATCATCCGGCCTGCCCTGGCCGCCGGCCAGATCGTGCTCTGCGACCGCTATGCCGACAGCACCCTGGCCTACCAGGGGTATGGCCACGGCCAGTCCCTGGAGGAGCTTCGCCGCCTGAATCAGTACGCCACCGGCGGTCTCCAGCCCGACCTCACCATCTACCTGGACCTGGATCCCGAGCTGGGGCTGGCACGCAAACAGGCCGGCGCCCAGCAGGAGTGGAACCGGATGGAAGAGCAGGCGCTGGACTTTCACCGGGCAGTGCGGCAGGGCTATCTGGCCCTGGCCGCGCAGGAACCCGGCCGCTGGCTGGTGATCGACGCCACCCGGCCGGTGGACTGGGTGCAGCGGGCCATCTGGCAGCGGGTCGAGCCGGTGTGCCGGGCCCACGGCACGGTGTAA
- a CDS encoding beta-galactosidase, with protein MPKPQRYPPINPKFPHLLHGGDYNPDQWPEEIWHEDMRLMELARCNAMSVGIFAWSRLEPEEGRFDFSWLDQIMDMLHARGIYAVLATPSGARPAWLSAKYPEVLRVRPDRTRNLHGLRHNHCFTSPIYREKVRIINTKLAERYRDHPALLVWHISNEYGGECHCELCREAFRQWLQRKYGSLDALNHAWWTAFWSHTYTDWSQIDPPSPIGESRLHGLNLDWKRFVTDQTIDFMLAEAAPLRAITPDVPITTNFMGTYPGLNYWKMAPHLDVISWDSYPQWHGAEPDWVLAANVAFTHDINRCLKGGKPFMLMESTPSTTNWFPVAKLKRPGMHLLSSLQAVAHGSDTVQYFQWRKSRGSSEKFHGAVVDHVGHEHTRVFRDVAQVGELLQRLDGVVGTTTQPEVALIYDWENNWAINDAQGPRIEKKDYLPTCQRHYRPFWQRGIPVDVIDMDQELEGYRLLIAPMLYMVRPGVAERIEAFVRNGGTFVATYWSGIVDENDLCFLGGFPGPLRDVLGIWAEEIDALYDHDVNHVVPVPGNSLGLSGLYTARELCDLIHAESAQVLATYRDDFYAGRPALTVNHFGQGQAYYIASRNDDRFLSDFYGALARHLGLARALETDLPPGVTAQVRGDGERRYIFLMNFNPTPVTVAVPGPYTDLLSGQTVDGPTGLASYGVMVLTA; from the coding sequence ATGCCAAAACCCCAACGATATCCCCCCATCAACCCCAAATTCCCTCACCTGCTCCACGGCGGCGATTACAATCCCGACCAGTGGCCGGAGGAAATCTGGCACGAGGACATGCGCCTGATGGAGCTGGCCCGGTGTAACGCCATGTCCGTGGGCATTTTCGCCTGGTCCCGGCTGGAGCCCGAGGAAGGCCGCTTTGACTTCAGCTGGTTGGACCAGATCATGGACATGCTCCATGCCCGGGGGATCTACGCCGTGCTGGCCACGCCCAGCGGCGCCCGGCCCGCCTGGCTCTCGGCCAAATATCCGGAAGTGCTGCGTGTCCGCCCGGACCGTACCCGAAACCTCCACGGCCTGCGCCACAACCACTGCTTCACCTCCCCCATCTATCGGGAAAAGGTGCGGATCATCAACACAAAACTGGCCGAGCGATACCGGGATCACCCGGCTCTGCTGGTCTGGCATATCTCCAACGAGTACGGCGGCGAATGCCACTGTGAGCTCTGCCGGGAGGCTTTCCGCCAGTGGCTCCAGCGCAAATATGGCAGCCTGGATGCCCTGAACCACGCCTGGTGGACCGCGTTCTGGAGCCATACCTACACGGACTGGTCCCAAATCGATCCGCCCAGCCCCATCGGCGAATCCCGCCTCCATGGCCTGAACCTGGACTGGAAGCGCTTCGTCACCGACCAGACCATCGACTTCATGCTGGCCGAGGCGGCGCCCCTGCGCGCCATCACGCCAGATGTGCCCATCACCACCAACTTCATGGGCACATACCCCGGGCTCAACTACTGGAAGATGGCGCCCCACCTGGATGTGATCTCCTGGGACAGCTACCCCCAGTGGCACGGGGCCGAACCGGATTGGGTTCTGGCGGCCAACGTGGCCTTTACCCACGACATCAACCGCTGCCTGAAGGGCGGGAAGCCGTTCATGCTCATGGAGTCCACCCCCAGCACCACCAACTGGTTCCCCGTGGCCAAGCTCAAGCGGCCCGGTATGCACCTGCTCTCTTCGTTGCAGGCGGTGGCCCACGGCTCCGATACCGTCCAGTACTTCCAGTGGCGCAAGAGCCGCGGCTCCAGCGAGAAGTTCCACGGGGCCGTCGTCGACCATGTGGGCCACGAACATACCCGGGTCTTCCGGGATGTGGCCCAGGTAGGCGAGCTGCTGCAGCGTCTGGATGGGGTGGTGGGCACCACCACCCAGCCGGAGGTGGCCCTCATCTACGACTGGGAGAACAACTGGGCCATCAACGACGCCCAGGGCCCACGCATTGAGAAAAAGGACTATCTGCCCACCTGCCAGCGCCACTATCGTCCGTTCTGGCAGCGGGGCATCCCGGTGGATGTCATCGACATGGACCAGGAGCTGGAGGGCTACCGGCTGCTGATCGCCCCCATGCTCTACATGGTGCGTCCGGGCGTGGCCGAGCGCATCGAGGCGTTCGTCCGCAACGGCGGCACCTTCGTCGCCACCTACTGGAGCGGCATCGTGGACGAAAACGACCTCTGCTTCCTGGGCGGCTTCCCCGGCCCCCTGCGGGACGTGCTGGGCATCTGGGCCGAGGAAATCGACGCGCTCTACGACCACGACGTGAACCACGTGGTGCCTGTGCCGGGCAACAGCCTGGGGCTCAGTGGCCTCTACACGGCGCGGGAGCTCTGCGACCTGATCCACGCCGAGTCTGCCCAGGTGCTGGCCACCTATCGGGATGACTTCTACGCCGGGCGGCCGGCACTGACGGTCAACCACTTCGGCCAGGGGCAGGCCTACTACATCGCCTCTCGCAACGACGACCGCTTCCTGAGCGACTTCTACGGCGCGCTGGCCCGCCATCTGGGCCTGGCGCGGGCCCTGGAGACCGACCTGCCGCCAGGGGTCACGGCCCAGGTGCGAGGAGACGGCGAACGTCGCTACATCTTCCTCATGAACTTCAACCCCACGCCCGTCACCGTGGCCGTGCCCGGCCCCTACACCGACCTCCTCAGCGGGCAAACCGTGGATGGACCGACGGGGCTGGCCAGCTATGGCGTGATGGTGCTGACGGCGTAG
- a CDS encoding potassium channel family protein, whose translation MGLTFRTRLLGVIFTLVVLLAVGTLGYMWLEGWSWREALFMTIITLSTVGYGEVRPLSPEGQVFSMILILLGVGGAAYTFSTVTDYIVAGELRGVLRRRRTLRTIRKMHKHYIICGYGRVGRQVVEGLRANRFSVVVIDADPDVAAELDEKDIPHIIGDAADEEVLIQAGIDRASGLCTCLPSDATNVFTILSARTLNPDVYIVSRSNFYESEKKLRMAGADHVINPYWITGHRMAAQLLHPGVVEFLDVIMRQGELELRIEEIRISQDSPLAGKTLGQCQVRTETGVNVLAIRCHDGQIVTSPGPEYPLQVGDALIGLGTVAQLTKLARLAGDNRPWLHMADAH comes from the coding sequence ATGGGCTTGACCTTTCGTACCCGACTGTTGGGCGTAATATTCACCCTGGTGGTTTTGTTGGCTGTGGGCACCCTGGGATACATGTGGCTGGAGGGGTGGTCGTGGCGAGAAGCCTTGTTTATGACCATCATCACCTTGAGCACGGTTGGGTACGGTGAAGTCCGACCCCTGTCGCCCGAGGGCCAGGTCTTCAGCATGATCCTGATTCTGCTGGGCGTGGGGGGCGCGGCGTACACCTTTAGCACGGTAACCGACTACATTGTCGCCGGTGAGCTGCGGGGGGTTTTGCGCAGGCGACGTACACTGAGGACGATTCGGAAAATGCACAAGCACTATATCATCTGTGGCTATGGCCGGGTGGGCCGGCAGGTGGTGGAGGGATTGCGGGCCAACCGCTTTTCGGTGGTGGTTATCGACGCAGATCCGGATGTGGCGGCAGAGTTGGATGAAAAGGACATCCCCCACATCATCGGTGATGCGGCTGACGAGGAAGTGTTGATCCAGGCGGGCATCGACCGGGCCAGTGGCCTGTGTACCTGCCTGCCCAGCGACGCCACCAACGTGTTCACCATTCTGAGCGCGCGGACGTTGAACCCGGACGTATACATCGTTTCCCGCAGCAACTTCTACGAAAGCGAGAAAAAGCTGCGCATGGCCGGCGCCGACCATGTGATCAACCCCTACTGGATCACGGGACACCGCATGGCCGCCCAACTGCTCCACCCGGGCGTGGTGGAATTTCTGGATGTGATCATGCGCCAGGGGGAGCTGGAGCTGCGCATCGAAGAGATCCGCATCAGCCAGGACTCGCCCCTGGCCGGCAAGACCCTGGGGCAGTGCCAGGTGCGCACCGAAACCGGCGTCAACGTGCTGGCCATCCGTTGCCACGACGGCCAGATCGTAACCAGCCCGGGGCCCGAGTACCCGCTCCAGGTTGGGGACGCGTTGATCGGGCTGGGAACAGTGGCGCAGCTGACCAAGCTGGCCCGCCTGGCCGGTGACAATCGCCCCTGGCTCCACATGGCCGACGCCCACTGA
- a CDS encoding FmdB family zinc ribbon protein — translation MPIYEYYCRSCRKRVSVFFRSIRAASEEEARCPECDGTQLRRLVSRVRVLRSEESRLEEMADPSLMAGLENEDPRALAHFMRRMSDEMGEPLDPEMSEVIDRLEAGEDPESIEQSMPELAGDGDFSASDDLDDL, via the coding sequence ATGCCAATCTACGAATATTATTGCCGGAGTTGTCGGAAGCGGGTCAGTGTGTTCTTTCGCAGCATCCGGGCGGCCAGCGAAGAGGAAGCCCGCTGCCCGGAATGTGATGGGACACAACTGCGCCGGCTGGTGAGTCGGGTACGCGTGTTGCGCTCCGAAGAGAGCCGGCTGGAGGAGATGGCCGATCCGTCGCTGATGGCCGGGCTGGAAAACGAGGATCCCCGGGCCCTGGCCCATTTCATGCGCCGTATGAGCGACGAAATGGGCGAACCCCTGGATCCGGAGATGAGCGAGGTGATCGACCGGTTGGAAGCAGGCGAAGATCCAGAGTCCATCGAACAGTCCATGCCCGAGCTGGCCGGAGACGGGGACTTCTCGGCGTCCGACGACCTGGACGACCTGTAG
- a CDS encoding rhomboid family intramembrane serine protease, translated as MNRPELYAPRPTPDPQLGAPFPPRPQFFIRLRPPWLTRVLLVSNLVVFVAMVVYGIVVYNDLNGTQNIYVLRTFGMKVNELIAQGEVWRLFTAMFLHIGVFHLLFNLYALYALGPMVEGYFGHLRFLAIYLLGGLFGSLASYAFSPVPSAGASGAIFGLAGAITVYFLRYRENFGPRGRAILQNMLIVIAINLFFGLSVPGIDNWGHLGGLAGGALVSWGLLPRYRPPAFIVFGPQALEEEPRTWQEVAWVLFCLALLIAGLQIATSRMLAS; from the coding sequence GTGAACAGACCGGAACTGTACGCGCCCAGGCCCACGCCAGACCCCCAACTGGGGGCCCCTTTCCCGCCGCGGCCCCAGTTTTTCATCCGCCTGCGGCCACCCTGGCTGACCCGGGTGTTGCTGGTAAGCAACCTGGTGGTTTTCGTGGCCATGGTGGTCTACGGCATTGTGGTCTATAATGACCTCAACGGCACCCAGAACATCTATGTGCTGCGGACCTTTGGCATGAAGGTCAACGAGCTGATCGCCCAGGGGGAGGTCTGGCGGCTGTTCACGGCCATGTTCTTGCACATTGGGGTCTTTCACCTGCTCTTCAACCTCTACGCCCTGTATGCCCTGGGCCCCATGGTGGAAGGCTATTTCGGTCACCTGCGCTTCCTGGCCATCTACCTGTTGGGGGGGCTCTTCGGCAGCCTGGCCAGCTACGCATTTTCACCGGTGCCATCTGCGGGCGCTTCCGGGGCGATCTTTGGCCTGGCTGGCGCCATCACCGTCTACTTTTTGCGCTATCGAGAGAACTTCGGTCCCCGGGGGCGGGCGATCCTGCAGAACATGCTCATCGTGATCGCCATCAACCTGTTCTTTGGCCTGAGTGTGCCGGGCATCGATAACTGGGGACACCTGGGCGGCCTGGCAGGCGGCGCCCTGGTCTCCTGGGGCCTGCTTCCCCGCTACAGGCCGCCAGCCTTTATCGTCTTCGGGCCCCAGGCGCTGGAAGAGGAGCCCCGTACCTGGCAGGAGGTGGCCTGGGTCCTCTTCTGTC
- a CDS encoding S8 family peptidase, translating to MMKENQARRRHGLPRLPIWILVTLVALLTHSLASRAQDDPPQRVYLPVITSQGVPGLSAGEPVPNQYIVVLREEEAAAASQGMAVSAAALAQRLTDQYGGSVLYTYEHVLLGFAAELPPEAVQALQEDPTVAYVEEDRVLTIQGEQSPAVWGLDRIDQRDLPLDNRYIYPGTGAGVHVYIIDTGIRSTHGEFTGRIGNGFSAILDGRGTEDCNGHGTHVAGTVGGTTYGVAKGVTLHPVRVLNCQGSGTTSGVIAGVDWVTANHVKPAVANMSLGGAASLALDNAVRNSVSAGVTYAVAAGNANRSACNDSPARLTNVLTVGASTSNDSRASFSNKGSCVDLFAPGANITSATASSDGATATWSGTSMASPHVAGVAALYLADHPDAWPAQVMAALLDNATTGKLSNLGAGSPNRLLYVGFLQAPPTPTATATATETPSPTPTATPTATPSPTATPTQTGPISPLPTPVATATPTLTPSPTPSPTPEPITCVDGVQNGDFEAGRLAWHEYSRRGYPLICDAGLCGGPLQPHSGAYLAWLGGADRELAQISQRIQVPASAPATLRYWYRLESEDLCGYDFGYVRVREGNRMLTLRRFSLCTARETGGWVEDLLDLSRFAGREIELYFVARTDSWLVSSFFVDDVQLLSGSNCPAALGAAQVEDLGDDAPAEETAPRPSVTPAAPAEFRRP from the coding sequence ATGATGAAAGAGAACCAGGCACGTCGTCGACATGGCCTCCCTCGACTGCCCATCTGGATCCTGGTGACTCTGGTGGCCCTGCTGACCCACTCCCTGGCTTCCCGGGCCCAGGATGATCCACCCCAGCGGGTCTATCTTCCGGTGATCACCAGCCAGGGGGTGCCCGGACTCAGTGCCGGTGAACCGGTGCCCAATCAATACATCGTGGTTTTGCGGGAAGAGGAAGCGGCCGCCGCCAGCCAGGGCATGGCGGTGAGCGCGGCCGCCCTGGCCCAGCGCCTCACCGATCAGTACGGCGGCTCCGTGCTCTACACCTACGAACATGTGCTGCTGGGCTTCGCGGCCGAGCTTCCGCCCGAGGCGGTCCAGGCCCTGCAGGAGGATCCCACCGTCGCCTACGTGGAAGAGGATCGGGTGCTGACCATCCAGGGAGAGCAGTCCCCCGCGGTGTGGGGGCTGGACCGGATCGACCAGCGGGATCTGCCCCTGGACAACCGGTACATCTACCCCGGTACCGGCGCCGGCGTCCATGTCTACATCATCGATACCGGCATTCGTAGCACCCATGGGGAATTTACTGGCCGCATCGGCAACGGTTTCTCGGCTATCTTAGACGGCCGGGGGACGGAGGATTGCAACGGGCACGGCACCCATGTGGCCGGCACGGTGGGCGGCACCACCTACGGGGTGGCCAAGGGGGTGACCCTCCACCCGGTGCGGGTGCTCAACTGCCAGGGCTCCGGCACCACCTCCGGCGTGATTGCCGGGGTGGACTGGGTGACCGCCAACCACGTGAAGCCAGCCGTGGCCAACATGAGCCTGGGTGGGGCCGCTTCCCTGGCCCTGGACAACGCGGTACGCAATTCGGTCAGCGCGGGGGTGACCTACGCGGTGGCGGCGGGCAATGCCAACCGCAGCGCCTGCAACGACTCGCCCGCCCGGCTGACCAACGTGTTGACGGTGGGGGCATCCACATCCAACGACAGCCGGGCCTCCTTCTCCAACAAGGGAAGCTGCGTGGATCTCTTTGCCCCTGGCGCCAACATCACATCTGCCACGGCCAGCAGCGATGGCGCCACCGCCACCTGGAGCGGCACCTCCATGGCGTCGCCCCACGTGGCCGGCGTGGCAGCCCTCTACCTGGCGGATCACCCGGACGCATGGCCGGCCCAGGTGATGGCTGCCCTGCTGGACAACGCCACCACGGGCAAGTTGAGCAACCTGGGTGCGGGCTCCCCCAACCGCCTGCTCTACGTTGGTTTCCTCCAGGCGCCGCCCACACCCACCGCGACGGCCACGGCCACCGAGACGCCCTCGCCCACGCCCACCGCCACCCCGACCGCTACACCTTCGCCCACGGCCACGCCGACCCAGACAGGACCCATCTCGCCCCTGCCCACCCCTGTCGCCACGGCCACGCCCACACTGACACCTTCACCGACACCCTCACCGACACCGGAGCCAATCACCTGCGTGGATGGGGTCCAGAATGGCGACTTTGAGGCTGGCCGCCTGGCCTGGCATGAGTATTCCCGGCGGGGATATCCCCTGATCTGCGACGCGGGACTCTGTGGCGGCCCTCTGCAGCCCCACAGCGGCGCCTACCTGGCCTGGCTGGGCGGCGCCGACCGGGAACTGGCTCAGATCAGCCAGCGTATTCAGGTGCCGGCTTCGGCGCCGGCCACCCTGCGCTACTGGTATCGCCTGGAATCCGAGGATCTCTGCGGGTACGACTTTGGCTACGTTCGGGTGCGGGAGGGCAACCGGATGCTCACCCTGCGCCGCTTCAGCCTCTGTACGGCCCGGGAGACCGGGGGGTGGGTCGAGGATCTCCTGGACCTGAGCCGCTTCGCCGGCCGGGAGATCGAGCTCTACTTTGTGGCCCGCACCGACAGCTGGCTGGTGAGCAGCTTCTTCGTGGATGATGTGCAGCTGCTCAGCGGCAGCAACTGCCCGGCAGCCCTGGGGGCCGCCCAGGTGGAGGACCTGGGTGACGACGCCCCTGCGGAGGAAACTGCACCTCGCCCGTCGGTGACCCCGGCTGCGCCGGCTGAGTTCCGCCGGCCCTGA